The DNA segment AAATAGTAAAATAGCCAATATCCCGCCTAAAACAGGATTTGtgatagaaaataaaaaactcaaaaacacATTGGAGAAGGTATTCTCGATTGTGTGTCTAACGCTAGAGAAATCGTAATCTCTAATTTGATCAGTAGGCTATTGGCATCTAGGAAATGGTAAAACTTATCACGGGTGAGCTTGAAATGGCTTATCGATGCTAGCATATTTTGGATGTCTTCAAATCCTCGGTCTTCCTCTCAAGGATAATCATCtacaaatgtttcaaaatcaaTATCTGGTTCTGTAAAGTTTACTGGTGCAAAGGACGGACGTAATGTTTCCACATCCGAGTCTATTTGTCTCAGAGAGTAATTCTCAAATTGATAGAATTGATTACCAATGTTGAATGAGAAAATGCGACCAGGAACATAGGATTCTATATATCGAACTCCTCTATAACTTGGAATGTGTGTTTGATGCAGTAATGCTGCAAATGCTCACTTGCGTAGTTGATGCAAAACTGCTCGAAACTGTTGGACATTATACACTTCAACAGCAGTAATTTCGCACTTTGTAACAGTCAAAAGTTATAATTAACCAATTTAATACATTATCCGTGCATGTAAAGGCATttgctttataataaaaaccgGTTAGCATTCATAGCATCAATCATCAATAGCgtttattgttacgtcacaagtCCTTGAGAATGAAATGTGTTTCCATTACTTTTATGTGAATAGTCGGAATTCCACTTGCGGCATCACAACACTGTTTGTGAGGAAAAATCAATTGTCAATAGTTGTAGCAATTATATTGACGTCATTAATTAGCGGTATTTAACGCACATGCGGGTGTTCCTGCATGTGGTGTTAACGCACAAGTGATGAAAAACACTTAACAAAAGTAATAAACACATATATATTGTCcgcaaaaatattgtaaacagAGAACATGGCGGATAGaatttttcagtattttatTTCGCTATGATTTcctttaaaatttgaaacatttaaaacttttgctttcaagtattttaaaaatcttcGCGTGCAAACAACTTTACTTCTCGCAGTGTTTCgatattttaacaattatataattaatagCTTGCGGTGGCGcaaactttctttttcttgGTGCAACTTGATGTCTATTTCGTGGTTGTGAAAAGGGAAGTCCCACAAGGGATGCTAAAATAATAAATGGACGATACTGTCTCACTACAGTCACAATGAATGTCTTAAGTGCACAACAATAACAGCAACAAATACAGATGTCATTAGTTTTAGTACGTGTCTTGTCAGTACATGTCTTATCTTTAGTACACAGCATTACAGCAATGCCAAACTGTTGTGGTTATTTTACCTATTCAGAACAAACCAAGAAATAAGAATTAACACAACCAACAGGTCATTGCTATCTGTGTGAGATGAAACCGCTGTAGTCACGGTTCACTAATTAATGGTTAGAAACGCGCTTTTTCTTCAAACGCCGGCCAAGCAATTACGTAGGCAATTACCTAGAAGCGTGTTTTCGACAAACGTTTATGCCTGAACTACAGCAAGGtaattatctttaaaagtgttctaaaaaaaaaaattttgttagtaaaactgttttaaacacaataaatacGTAACTATATTCAGCAAAACTATcaattattgcattttttgttaagtatCACTAACGTACCACAAACGTaaggttatttttatttttcagttatATTATTTCAATATTGGTTATGTCACTCTGACTTCCCTTCACAGTATAAATCTTTCTTAATTGTTATTAAAGTTGTATCAGGAAGACAGCAACAAAACCCGTTTGTTTGCTAAGACAAAGGCAGGCTAAGCCTTTTCTCAGACTAGTTATGGAGATGCAAGCTTCATCTGAAAAGACGAAGACCTATGCAGAACGAGTTAATAATCAATGGAGATTTCAAGCACCGACAAACTACAGCCGAGATAGAGAGGTTTCGATAAGGCTAAAAGAACCTTCACGAAGAGCCGATATTTACGCCTTGCTTAGCAAAACTGGAGTTCCTTTACAGTTTATAGAAGGAATCGTGCAAAGACCTGGCCAAAATGTCGAAATTACCTGTATGAGCAAAGAAACCGCCATCAAACTTGCTGGACAATTAAGAGACGTCGAAGGGGTAATGAATGTTATCGCACAAGGTGATGCTCATACGCACTTAAGCATTGGATGGGTGCCAATTGACTTTCCACAAGAATGCCTGGTGGAGGCTTTGAAGAGAATCGGGTTGGTCATATCGACAGTCCACGGTCGAGACAGGATTAAGGGCATCAAAGACGGAAGAAGAATCttcaaagttttaaagaaaGACCTGATGGAAGCAAAACCACCCTCCTACATTTATTTCGGCCATTACAAGTTCGTGGTGGAATATGCAGGCCAGGTAAAAACATGCCATTATTGCGAAGAAACCGGACATCTCGTTAAGGAATGTCCATACAAGGTTACAAAACAAGACGTCGTTAATGAGTCGTGGAAAGCAGTTGGTGAGCACGTATTTATCTCATGATGATGAATTGAGAAATTTTCCCCAAATTTGCACGTTTctgataattattatttgacCGTGACTACAGCGGTTTCATCTCACTCAGACGGCGGTGACCAGCCTTGTGGGAGATTTTAATCTCAACTGGTTGATTATTTCTCACTGATTGATTATTTCATACTTAGaataataaaaacagtttGGGGATCATTGGAGTTGTAGAACTAAGATATGCATTACACCTTACCCTAACGACGTCATCATATCACGAAATCTACGATGTGACAACATTATTAAACCTACGTCATGCGGGAAAGATGACTGTGATCAATGATCATGCATGAGATGGTTGTATTTGGTGTCAGGTCTCACTCAAAACTGAACAACCACGTGCTGAGAGTTACAGGTTTTATGAGACATTTGCGTTTTAATCTTTATTATACAACTCTCCATCAAATTCGCAAAACATTACAACTATAATTTCTAaaactctagagtctagagcaTATTCGCTTCATataaattcttcaataaacaGTCGGTAATCGCTGCGGCACGTTTGATGCGGCCATTGTTGTCGTGGTTGTAGACACGACCTGGCGATCCGACGACGctgaaaaaaaatatcaaaaggaGATAATTAAAACCCACAGGTGGGaatttaataacttttaactTAACACACTTGGCagtaattttaatattaactAATTAGCTAATTAACTAGctagttaattaattaactacTAATTTATTTAACAATATTTAGCTTAACGCCTTTTACTGATTCACCCTTCATTTCGAAATAGATGCGCAAATCTATCTGCTGCAAAAAGctgcaatttttttctcatttttgccggtttgaaaattgaaatgtttttcaggattgaataaaaaatatgacttATTGTTTATGGAAGACATCTTCCGAAAGACATCTTCTTCCGACcgacaaacaaaaatgttttttaattttatgcacCAAACCCGAACTTACGTTGTAGCTACTACTTACTGGTAAGTTTTACGAACGGTTCATATACGACATACAGGCGGTGTTTGGAAGAGAGAAAATGTCGTTTGAACAATTCCCGTTTGTGACGTTTCGTGACTTGAAGACGCAACGGAACTTGGTAAAATACGTTAAAAGCGTTTGGCGACTATTTGATGCCTGGTTCATGTGCATTAAAAGCGTCATGCAACATATGGCTTAATGAGAACACTCATACTTCGACCCTTTAGCCTGTAACGTGCCCGAAATAACGGAAATAAAAAACTAATTACAGTTACGTAATTGAGTAATTACAACACACAGGTGGCGCTGTACGCCATAAGCCCAAAAACGTTTGCAATTGGCAAAATATTATAAACTGCTGCAGTATTCAGTTAGTGACATAGATGAGATGGTATTAGAGCACTTATTTCAACAGGAAGACGTAATAGAGTTAATAGGTTTAAGCTGATGAATGTTAAACTATAGCAAGCGCATAAAAGTTATAAAAGAAAGAACGAAACCCAAAATTGTAATCTTGCAGAATACTGATTTGAAATGATAATAAAACGACAACTTGAAGCATCCAAAAACACACGTACTCACCAGCAGCCAAAGCAATGAAGGCATATCCCCAAATAATGCTCCAAATCCAACCGAGGAAAAAGAAACCAACTAACAGAAGCTGGGCAATTCCGACCCAGAAGTTTATGCAAAAAGTCCCGAACCTTCCACCCCGGACTGTCCGACGTTGCCGCAGCAAAGAACGCTGAACCCGGCGATGATGGTGCCTGATGTTGGTGTTTTCATGTgatgtacaatgtacatatacgagtatatatactgtatatttatGTTTACAGACTTCACGGTAAAATGATTACTGTTATGTGCTGTCAGAAGTATTGGGGAGTAACCTCAAGCATAGGTCACTATCAGATCTCTTAGAGGAGGAATATGAAAACTTACCGAATCCGGGAAAAACGAAGTTGATGATGCAAAGGATAACTCATGCCAGCGCCATCGGTAGTTCCGGAATGGCCTGACGCATCGAACTGTCTTGACTTTGGGTCATCACAGTGGTGTGTGTGACAACCGTGACCGGTTGTGCGTGGACGGGCGGGGTCTGATTCACATGGACATGGACAGAGGATGGGGGCTGACCGTATGGGGTTGGGGCATCCTACGAATCAAACAACTCGATGTTTTAACCTTGAGTGAGGTTATCAAActactttattttttaacatatgTTATTAGATCATTTTGCTACTGAAAGTCAATGCTATTTTATCGGACGAAGTTACTCTCAGATCCATAAGCTGTTAGATTATTCTGTTACTAAAAGTTAGACTAATACTAATAGTGGTGCGCCTAATACAAACTACTTTAGACTTTGCTGGAGTTAGACCGGCTATTCTTCAATGAAAGAGGCGAGCCTTTTAAAGTCAATCACACTGCATTCACTGCCCGAGCACTTTGAAACAAACCTTATAATTCGGGTTGTAGCCGGTGGCGACCGGCGGTGGCTGATCCGACATTTCGTGCAAAGTTCCTCAAATTTCTTCACTGCAAGCCTGCCTGGTTAGATAAGCGCGTACTCAAAAAGGTCTGGACGTATCCAAGCGACCGTTGAATACAAATTCACTACGTGTGGAGTTGGAGGTCGGTTGCTAATAACAAAAGACGACAATTCCCTCTCACAAAAGGTGATTATGCTGAATGCCATCGTTTTGTAACGCGACACGGTAGGTAGGCCTACCACACACCCTTTGGACACTATAATTGGTCATGCTTTGAAACTGGATTGTGAAACGCTGGTAGCAACTTTgcagaaaaataaagaaaatggccATATTACGTATATCCACACATCATGCCGTAATTTCTTGAGAAACCATGCGAGATCCAAGAAACGTCCAGCCTCAAGCACTAAACAATCCAGTAGCAAGAGAGTATCGACCCGGTCAGATCAACAGTCGTTCGACTTTAAAAAGCAGTGTTTTTACTGTGGATATAGTTGTATGTTTGATGAACGGCACCCTGATCGAAATAAATTTGAAGAGGTGCGGACAAAATCGTCAGGAATATATTACGTAACACTTTCTTTATGCCAAAGTAGAGACGATAAACTTGCTAAAACTGTTCAGGCACGACTGCTTAGTGCACACGACCTGGTGGCTGCTGAAGCCAGATACCATGTACCATGCAGAACAAGGTTTGAAAATCCTGCACAGTATTCGACACCTGTTCGTATAACATCCACTGAAAAAATGACATTGTTTAATGGTGCGTGTAAAAAAATGGAAGATGATATGGACTTGTACACCGTTGCAGAGTTTCATTCCATGATGCAGGAACTTGGGGATGAtgtataaggtacctgtaccgaataaggcccacctaacacttttttgaaaataactcaagaaccataaatgagaatagactgaaaaatcgtattttattagtgagggtatatgactacaacatattaaaaccacaatacctgacaaccccccaaaaaaattttataaagaaattaaaaattccaaaaaatgggccttattaggagtataggctcctaataaggcccaccaattttgtgagtattttgattcaaaacatagtaatagacaacatataacattattagaaatttcacattttaagttgtacaaacatttaaaaagattccactaggcgcatcaaagtaactgcaacaatttgccaactgatgactggaaccactcttgaagtctggacatcaattagccaagcatcttgtatgggccttattaggcgcatgtggcatccaagAAAAaaagtcacatttttatcatcagaaaaattttagcaaaaaaaagtgcattatccttttcaatactaagttggttgttacatgaaaacttcagccggctgacaacagttcatttaaccggccaaattctcacttactttttttctaaattaacaaaaccaccttaactgcaaatatcaaatttttgttgtgctctagcgaatcggttgatcacgtgacaaggatgaaatctggtaaaccatcatgaatttatattagtttttatgtagggacaaaatctttcatttatttgcacgggtttgcgaaacatgagcaatgggccttattagggaccgggccttattcggtacaggtaccttattcATTGAAGATGacccaaataaaaataaaagaaaagtatGGAAATTCATTGCGCTTCGTCGAAAGAAATGGCAAGAGTAACATTATTCTCCTTGACAGAGTGAGTGGAATTATAGGTGAAAAATGGTATTAGGAAAGAGACAGCAATGTATCTCAGGAGACTGAGCGCATTGTTAAAACAGCAGCAAAACTCATAAAGGATGCCATAAAAAATCATGAACACGAAAGCAGTACGTATCCTTCAGTTGAAGATATTCTTGGCACAGAAAACCCCCATGTACCTGAATTGCTAAAAGTATTCATGAACGAATTGGTTACAGCCCCAGTTAAACAGGTAACATTATCACAAGCCTTGTTTGCTGCAACCCGTACACGATCTTTAATGCCACTGCAATTTGGACTTGCTATAGCGACTGACAATCACCTCTCTTCAAAATGGTTGAACACTTTGCTGTCAAGGTTGGGATTTGCTGTGAGTTACGACGAGGTAAGTGTAGTTGACTTTCTTTCCCCTGTCCATGTCAGGGTTCTCTAAACATGTATAATTCCCGTGTGAAAATTGACCATGATACTATCACCATTGATCCATTAATACTCTTTTTGAGATTGGTTGTTGTCATAGAGAGAAAGCCAGAAAACGAAATTGCAGACTACTTCTTCTACGAGTTATCACCGTACCCAATGTCACTGTTCAAAGATGGAGTTCTACGAACTGcgcaaaaatcaaaactaaaGTCACACATCTTGGACAAAATTGAAATGACTAAAGAACCGGACTccacaaaaattattgatgGCGGTGCCTTGTTGTGGTGTTGTGACTGGAAGAAGAATGAGAAGTTCCATGAGCCAGCAAAGACAGTGCTACAGAGTTAGAGATATTATTGCGAAGGTAgatgttattgttttggaGTACTTGTTATTCGCTCATGCATTTACGGGCTGCGATACAACTTCAGCAATTCATAAATTCGGTAAGATATCTGTATTTGAGAAGTTGAAATCAAGCAGTTTGCGAAATGTTGCCGATGTTTTCTACGAAGACGACGTGTCTCCAGACCAAGTTGGTAGGGCTTCGATACGGTTCTTCGAATTTTTAAACTCGTCTACGTATACTTTATCGCAAATCAGGAAACAGAAGTACGAGGAAATGGTCATGTCTAATCGTTCTCACGTTGATCCAGCTCTCCTTCCACCATCACCACGAGCTGCATATCACCACGGCCTCAGAGTATATCAGCAGCTGAAAGTTTGGAGAACTTTAAGCAACTCAGATTTGAAACCCTTGTCATGGGGTTGGCAAAAGAAAGATGACATGTTTTCTCCAGTGATGACGGATGTAGCTGCTGCACCAGAAGATGTCTTGAAAATCATTCGATGTAGCTGCAAGGGATCATGTAACAGACGCTGCTCTTGTCGGAAAGCGGGCTTAACATGCACATCGTCATGCAAGGAATGTTGCGGAATGACATGCACAAATACTACAGTCGTGTTTGATGACGAATTGGGAGAAGAAGAGAGACATTTTATGGATGCGTTTGCATGATTTTGATTGaaatgtgtttatattttattagaacTTAAAACTGTAAATATCGTTTTTACATCTTTACAGTTGGTTTAACCCAAGAAAGACCGGGCTTTTTTGGCACTCCAGGACTGGGGGTGTACAGATTTTTGgtgtatttttgtaacaaaataccCTATGAAATAGCATTTTAACTAAAGACATCTTCACTACGTCTTAGATAACTTTTATGTGTTGCTTACATGACCTTgcttataaaagaaaaaccttttatttcggTGAAATCTCTCCTATTATCTCCGTCTCGGTCAACTTTTACCCCCTTAAACGTGTGATAAATACCTCTTAATaaagttatgttttattttttttgctgtCCTATTGTTAGTTTGCTTTGCTGATAGTAATATTCCAATTTATGGTGTTGTATTCTGTTACGAAGGTATCGTATTTTAGCTTATAATTGTATTATAATGTTAGGCAAAATAGTGTTTTACCCCCTGGCACGTTTTTGGTCATAACCTTTTTTCcccaagataaaaaaaatgacaaaacctatcattgaaaagctgataaAATTATCTTTCCAACAGTATATAATACGTCTTTATAAGAATTTTTTCTAGGTTGACCAAAAATTCTACAGGACTATAGGCCCTGTAAGAAGATCTGAATGCTATTGTGAACAGGGTACAATAGTCCACCATCCTAATCATTTCCCATTACTTATGCCTAGTTGCTACAAGGTGGGAAAATCGtggatttcaatttttcaaggGCAAATTAAGATAACATCAGTTACACACAAACTGCCTGTCTGCCGAAAATAATGTTTATCTGTATCACAATACATTTCTATTGATAAATATCatcttttttaaaatgtaCAAGTTTTGTATAACTTGTgaatttctttgctttgttgTCTATCAGAACCGGCCACTTCCTAGCTTTTCCTTAAAACTGATAAGAAAGACGAAATTCACAGAATAGGCCTACTGCTGGTTGAACAAAACGTTTCACACGTTGGTCATTGAAGTAAAGTAATGAAGAATGTCATTGATTTATTGCATCACTATGAATAATTGTCCCAAAGGAAGAAAAACTCTGCTGCAGACGAATCCCAAAACTCACCGGTTTTACAGCTACACAGAATTCGGTTTTatgtaaaacatttcaaaaatggtagaagtttttaaaaaacacattCTTTAAGATTTCATCTAAATTCGTTTGTAACAATCATAAGAGCTAATGTTGCTTGCAAGACATCAAACAAAGTTAACTTTAGcataaaatttagaaacaagAAAGTAAATACACACAAAGAATAAAAAAGGATAAAGCTCTAATGAAGCACACCTGCATGGGCTTGGGAAACTTTGGTTTTATTAAAGAATCCAATCAAAAGTTGAGCaccttttgttgttgaaattatgcctggtggcaaacATGGAATACACAAGGAATGTCAGTATCAAAACTTAACACCAGAATGTTCAATCTGTACAGCCAGagaaaaattgcaattaaGAAGAATATGATGCCAAGTGTCAAGGCATGCATTTTGTAAACATATTGCGTTGCCAAAATTAAATCCACTGAACAACATAAAAATCGTCTAAAGCTAcaaaaaaacgtttgtattCATATAAGTTTTTTCATCAATACAATCCATAAGTTTAAAGTCGATAACCATGTAGAGGTGAGCAGTGACTTCCATGCACATAAGCCTTCCAGATGTATATTTGGCAGAAGTATAATctgaaaaaattttctaaCATATGTAATTATCATACGTGTGTGGCAATACGAAAAAATTaggaaatataattttttatgatGGTAGGGTTGGAAGCTACGAACTACGATATAGCCTAATATAGCACTATgaggttaacttttattcatATTTACATTTTCTCCACAGAAGCTTTCACAGATATCAGCTTGCTTCATCAACTGCAACAAGaaaaggcaaaatttttttcgtaTACATTCGTATATTCTGATTTCAATCttgtgttaattaaaatgcaagTTAGAGTCACATAAGATTCATAAATCCTTCtgatttaataaaacaaatacaattgaatcattttaatattatgcatgatgaaaagttgttttttttgggAAATCTTTAAAGCTTCATTCAATTTGCCTATGACATGAATTCATTTTACCACATATTGACCACCATAACATTACTGTCAGTTACAggctaataataataataaatagaaTACCAGTATATGTTAGCAATGATGATGGCCGTAGCCATTGCCTTCCCAAACCAAGCAGTATATACATGtacatatacatatatatatatatatatgtatagtGTGACCTTTCTGACCAGTTGACCACCATCAGCGAGTACCGTTTATTGCATGGCAATTTTAACCAATTGGTGTGCCAGTTTCCAAGCTGTTCTAGATGgaaaaagtttgctgtttttaggTGAGAAATCCCCTcgcaacaagatgaaacaatagccatCATACGTacagttaattttaatttccgAACACTTGGTAAACTTTCCCATCTGGAAGCTGTTTTGAACCAAAATAAATTGTCCAGtgaataaattcaaaaaatttatagGCTTACTCCACCAcgacatttttgcaaattgccgGTAGCCTATCCATCTGGACCAATATCAGCAAGtataacatttttcatttacgAACATTTAAAACTTCAAGCAAGTaggtcaaacaaaaaattactttacaCAATTTAATGCCAGAAACACCCTACCATTTGCACAAACTGCTCGCTAATGATACCGGTGCGGTACGGGCGGTTCCAGTATCTGGGCTAGCCCATATTTAAACGTCAAACACCGTTTAACTATGCAATTGAGCTTCAGGAATAATGCTTAGCATCGTCTGCATCAAAAAAACGTCTTTCCATTTTATAACTACTTGCCAATCTCACATGATCCTTTCATATGTTGCATTCAACACATATGCGCCAAAGCGTTTCTGGTCGCACTTGTTGACAAAATGGCGGACCCATACTGGCTTCACTTCTTAAAGCACAAGTGCAAGGTAGTTGGATatctagttattatatataagatatctatgcaCTCAACACCTTCCTGTCCCAGTAAACCTGAAAGCGACAAATTACAAAGTGTCAAAAGCTACAGTATAGTGCAGGTTTACTCAACTGGTGGCCAATGTCCCACCCCGTGGGGGGCCATAGGAACGTTCTACGGGGGCCACGAGCACCGGTCTGCAGAGGATGACAGTTTTCGCCGAGATCTCAGGAGTGCAGAGGCAAAATTCCGGTGTGCAGGTGTGCAAAGAAGCAGCTGGTATGTAAAGAAGCAGCTGGTATGCACTGCGATTCGTGACCCAAGGCTGGCCGGTGTTTGTGATtctcttgttttatttttggaaaCACGATTTGTTCTGATGTGCAATGGCGCTTTGGAAAAAAAATCTTGGGTGTGCtcttgccatactctgcagtctggcatACGTCATATTGAAAATTTGGCACCTGCACACACAAGGTTTGTCAAAATGTACGCCGaactttttatcttcatgtttatctataaaaaataaacaaataaaaaccgGTTACTTGAATGGCAattataataatcaaattaaaaaattgaagcTTGATTGAACgccatcacaccaaaatttgcatctttgcatGCAGGAGTTTCTGTTAAAAAATGCCATACATTCCAGTCGGCAGCAAAAATACTGAACTGGAGGATCTTTAAAAAGCTTTGAAGCCTAGTAAAAGcttgaaaaataatattatgCTTGGCACATTGTAAGATAATGTActatgacaaagaaataattcgcttgtgcactatactcgtgtgaagtattacacaaggaACTCATCcgtcataaagaccgcatatgctggcggtaattgtttgaatatgagcgaggacgatagttggttgataacttgttttacttctgcttcgatggatgagttctcatttctcaaatttgcgtgactatgctgttagttgcttgattctgtctatacaaattactaaattataaagttcccattttatttattataacacaaaggttttcaccttcgggcaaagcttactgaatgttacatagcgctgtagtaaccagtgaaatcgatcacacGAAAAGGAacgattgaaaacattacatcagtatttatatgtgacacaccagttcaagcgaggaaattatctgacgtcattaaggagaactcaaatctggtaaacactgaattacaatatcccaaattaaattccaaacaggTATAAATGTGGGTACGGGTAATTGAAAACTAgctcaatttttgtttttgtagttttatAAAACACACGATTAGTTTTGTcagaattaaacaaacaatgatgtatttttaaacatgGATGAAAATGCTAAGGAACAAAGAAGGCTTGATACTGGATCACAGAGGTTAATATTTATGGTATTGATCACTTTGAAATGTACAAGAACAGTTatgcaacaaatattttgtgataTTATTTTGTCGGAATTAGTTGGACTTGTTTAGGCTGTCTTTGTACTTACAACTGTAAAGCACTTATAATAATTTCTTCATTGTTTCTGTGTGTAGTTTTATCACTTTCATTTACTCCGCCTTAATAGAATTTTTCCCAACAGGGATGTTGAAAGACAAGATAATGAAGGACAAACCTCACAAGCAATGGATCATCAGGTATAAAAATATGACTGTTTGGCCTCTAAAATctgaatttta comes from the Clavelina lepadiformis chromosome 5, kaClaLepa1.1, whole genome shotgun sequence genome and includes:
- the LOC143459924 gene encoding uncharacterized protein LOC143459924 isoform X1, whose protein sequence is MSYPLHHQLRFSRIRHHHRRVQRSLLRQRRTVRGGRFGTFCINFWVGIAQLLLVGFFFLGWIWSIIWGYAFIALAAASSDRQVVSTTTTTMAASNVPQRLPTVY
- the LOC143459924 gene encoding uncharacterized protein LOC143459924 isoform X2 is translated as MSDQPPPVATGYNPNYKDAPTPYGQPPSSVHVHVNQTPPVHAQPVTVVTHTTVMTQSQDSSMRQAIPELPMALA